The genome window atgcaggggctgctgctgtgtgcagtCCTCAGGGTCTGGTTGCTTCATCTGGTTCCACTTGGGCAGGGATCAAAACATAATGTATCTTACTCCATGGCAAACAGTGACACGGAGCTTTCCTGTCATTCTGCTGCACTGAAAATGGGTTTCTTTCTGTCCAGAATATTCTATCTGCAATGGTCCATAACCATGAAAAAGTAGTTCTGCTCAAGTTGAGCTTTCATTATATCCCTAACAAACCTCGTTTGTTACTGGTATTTCCCAAGATCCCAATTACTTTTACATCTTCTGTTTATTCTTCTCTCTTGCTTGCCAAATCTCATAAatgtttgttgggtttggggtttttttttgttgtttttcccacCCTCTCTTTATACTGCATAGAAAAAAACAGCCTGTCCCACATCTGCATATGGATTGCCAATTGTCCTAATCTTTATGTCACTCACTCTGTGTACCTCTATAATTAAAGGTTTCCAATAACTAGCAATTTGGCCATCAGAGGCAACGTTGCTATGTGCACAATCATTTCATGCtcaagtgctttttttcctggttaGGTGACTtaagagctgctgtgctgctacTATCACCTTCCTGCTGGAAGCCCCTCCGTGCTGCCTCCGTGGCACTTGAAGGTTCTTCCAGAATGCTGCTGAGTTTTGCCATAAATGTGTTAGTATTTCAGCCTTTGGTTCCAAAGGGCTGGACAGTTGCAATTGCCAGGCTTCAGGCTTTGGTTGTGCCAGTGCAATTTTATTGATTTGAATGTACTTTAGACTTTGATTAGTTGCTTGTTTCTGTTGGATCACTTGACCAGACACTACTCAGTGTACAGAACCAGAGACATATGGGGAGAACATGACTGTTCAGGGCAGGCTTCTGTTCCTCAGGCAGATTTCATTTCTAAATACCGGTCACTCCAACTAAAAGTTGATGCACATAATTTAACCTGATCAAGTTAAAAAGGCCCCTGCACGCTGCAGGTGTGTGTCTGGGGGGGTGGGGATTGGAGGCTgcactagatgacctttaaagatcccttccacCCCCATCCCCTTCTATCACTCTATTATAATTACCTTTTATTTGCTTGGTGCCTTTATTTTATAtccaaatgctgaaaaaaacaaccgACTTTCGCCGCTACAGGCGGACGGCAAAGCTTTGCAAAATGTCACCCAAAAGGGATGAGGGACCTGCTCCCCTGAGGGGAGACCCCTCACGGGGCTGGGGTCGGGCCGGGGGCGCTGGacctcccccccccagctggacccccccccccctcccagctgGACCCCCCGACCCCCGGTATCGGCGGAGGGGGCGTGGCTTATTGAAATGAGGGGGCGTGGCCACCCCCTGCGCCAATGGCGTGGCGGCGTCGCGCGTGACGTCAGCGCCGGCAGCGCCTTGCACATGGGCGCGCGGCCGCGGCGCAGAGCaggcggcgggagcgcggcgcTGGAGCAGCGCGGCCCTGGAGCAGCGGCCGTAGCGGCCTCTCCCGCTCCCCCTGCTCCCGGCCCTTCCTACCGGCCGCCCCTCGCGTCTTCAGCGGCGCTCGGTTCGTCTCTCTGACCGTTTCGCCGCCTTTCGtagcgccgccgccgccagggGAAGGAGGAACCGCTGCCGCGCCAGCTGCCCCGAAGGAAAAGCCCCCACCATGTCGCGGCCGCTCCCGCTGAACCCCACCTTCCTACCTCCCACCTACGGGGTGCTGAAGTCCCTGCTGGAAAACCCGCTCAAGCTGCCGCTCGCTCACGAAGACGGTGAGTCCTCCCCGGGCAATCCTCGCTCCCCGGGgccccctcagccccccggGCCCGCTGTGCCCCTCACAGCGCGGCCCAAAATGGCGGGCCCCCCTCCTGCTGTCACCTCAGGGGCCGCCGCTTcgctttcccttttttcctccctctccctccgatcctccccccccctccccggggcgATTAAATAACGGGATGATTTCGGTAAGGGCGTTAGATCGGCGCCGCCGCCCGACCCGACGGAAAGCGCTCGGTTTTTCCACCGCCGCTGCGGAGCCAGCACGGGGACGGCTCCGGCcgcctggaaaaataaaataatgggaGAGATTTGCCTTGGCTGAAACGCTGAGTAGaggggggcgggcagggggggcGGCATGGGCTCCTTCCCGGCCTGAGCCAGGTCCTGGGACGGCCCCGTCCTGCCCGCCCGTCACAAACCGCCCTCCGCGAACCCTGCCCCGGCAATAGCCAAGgcacttttaaaagcagaaagtttCAGCTTGTTCGGAAAGCTAAGCAGTACGGGTACAATTGCATCTTGTATTTCTAAGGAGTCGAATGCACATTAAAAACAGACGCCTATGAAAGGCTTTGCCAGAGCCGAGACTTCTTGTGTCCGTAGCTTTCCCGAGTTTCATTGCAAAGGAGGTCACAGGATTTTACTGGGGTTGTTGGAtgtggttaaaaataaaatgttaagaaGGTGCGGTTGTTGATAGCCTTATTTTTGCAGTTCATGTTCTTGCAAATCTTGTAGAGAAATCAGGTGTTGCCCTTCAAAATTCTGTAGTGAAATCACTAGATGTTGTAGAAATAAACGACGGGGAAGCATCACTTTAACTTTTTCTTGGCTTTGCTTCTGCCTTGAAATTTTTCATTGGCATTTCTGCCATCAAAATACATACTCTGTCAGGCTTCACTGCTGTTAATCAGTTAGTAACATGAAGAAGTGCTGAACCTTGTAATGACTAACAAGACTGGGACCTTAGTCTAGAAGTCTGACAGAATAATATATGACAGGGATTTGAGATTAAGGCTCTTCAAGAGAATACAGCAACATCTTCCAGTTTGCTGTAACTTCAATACTCACTTTTAAGTGTGTTGAGTATTTATTGAAGCTGACATTCAAAATCATTAATGCAGTGGAATTGTTATCTAAAAATAGAGGAAAATCTCAAATACGTGGTTGGGCCCAGCAGAGGTGCTCAGATGGCATGACCCTTCAATTCTGTACCAAATAGTGAATCAAGAGAGTTATTTTTATGAAGGGAGTGTGCATTTTTTGTTACAGCTGAGTACAgcagaaataattgaaatagTGGTtgctaatattttaattatttagctCTTAAATCTTTATTATGTGTTTTGTTTAAGCATACggtaaagaaaaagacaaagagaagaAGTTAGATGATGACAGCACCAGTACCACAGTCCCTCAGTCAGCTTTCTTGGGTCCAACATTATGGGACAAGACACTGCCATACGATGGAGACACTTTCCAGTTGGAATACATGGACCTGGAAGAATTCCTCTCAGAAAATGGCATTCCACCCAGCCCAAACCAGCATGAGCATAGCCCACACCAGTCAGGTCTCCAGCAAGCTACCTCAGCATCACCTTCTGTCATGGACCTCAGCAGCAGGGCTTCTACTTCAGTCCATCCAGGCATGGTGTCGCAGAACTGCATGCAGAGCCCGGTCAGACCAGGTAAATCATCTCTCAGAACTTTCCCTGGATTTTGGCATCAGCCCTCTCCAGTGTAAATCATTGCTTCTCCCCATATGATTAACAAGCAGCTTAGAGAGGGCCAATATGATTGAAGTAATTCACactctaaaaaagaaaaataataggtGTAGTGATTGCTTAGTTGCTCTAGTGAGTGTGTTCTTTAACTTAAGTAAGGAAGCTGTGGGAATTCCAAGGAAACTTGCCTATAATCTTGTCTTCATTGGTAGCATAGCTTTTAGAAGGTAAAAAACTCCACAGATAGAATAGTGATGTGCAGATGCCGTGGTATGAAATGAGCAGGGAGAAGGACTATGAAGGAGAATGTTCCTTTGGCCAATATTTAATGTGAAAACACAGGATTGGGTGATTATTTTGAAGTGAAAACTAAGAAGGAATCTTTCCCGTTTGAAGTGTGGGCCATAAGCTTATTCTCCACTGAGCAAAGTAAAACTTGCCACAGTATGTGTGGCAGGAGCTAAATTTTGGAACTACATTGTAATATTGCTTAAACTAGCATAAACTGAGTGTAGTGCTGACTTGAGTTGATGAAATACATCTATAGTCACCTTATCTGTAGGCAAAGAAAATATGATGAAGGCCAGGTTCTGGTTGTAATGCATGGTTCAAACCCATCTGATGTCAGTGGAAGTCTTCTGACTGTGTGTTAGCACTTGGAATCATCCCTTTGGAGACACTGGTATGAATCCAGAATAAGTGTTCTGGCTTGACACCAGCATGGCTGAGATCACAGTCAGTGGAAGAGTGTCAGCACTGAAGTTTGGAAAATACAGAgctttgccctttttttttttcttctttttttttttttctctgaggaaaaaaaaaaaaaagaccaaggGCGACTGACTTcttgtgcttttctgctgcacAAGGTTTGCTAGAGCAAAGTGTGCTGTTGGGAGCAGGAAACCActcctctcccttctgcttGATCGTTTGCCACGGTCAGCGTGTGAAGTCATTGTCAGAATCATCTGATAAggaggcaaaataaataaaaaggacaaaagtGGTGGAGCAGAATGAAATAGTCTCAAAATTCTGCAGTGTttctttataattaaaaataaattaaacaccccccaaaaaaccagcCCAAACCTGTCAGCAGTTTCTTTGGCCTTGAGTTGGAAGCATGTGTTTGGTTGTAGATTTCATTTACTTACTTTTACTTTGTGTGGATTTGactttgttttgtatttcagtttcaagGTATTTCATAGTTAACAAATAACTTGTAAGGTTTTCCAAAGTCAAAATACATTTGGAGTTGGCAAGAGCAGaatataaaaaacccccacctttTCCTGagccagtttttaaaaatagtgcaTATATGCTACCCCATTTTCTGTAGCATATgcatacataaaattaaaaaaagataatatgtcctcattctgcttttcagaggagTCTGGTTATGAGCCAGCTTTTTAACGATCACCTGTCAGAATTTATTTGTAATCAGCTGTCTGCCTGACTTTTCAACTCATTGATTTGTTTGAGattttcctcagctgtttgCAGCTCAAGCTTCCAAACTTTTCTCACTAGAAGgtctcttcaattttttttaagtaggaaaAGAAGTCCTTTCTCTTGGGGTAGGATTAAACATGTAAGGttgcagatattttttccctatGCCATCTTGC of Apus apus isolate bApuApu2 chromosome 17, bApuApu2.pri.cur, whole genome shotgun sequence contains these proteins:
- the HLF gene encoding hepatic leukemia factor isoform X1; the protein is MSRPLPLNPTFLPPTYGVLKSLLENPLKLPLAHEDAYGKEKDKEKKLDDDSTSTTVPQSAFLGPTLWDKTLPYDGDTFQLEYMDLEEFLSENGIPPSPNQHEHSPHQSGLQQATSASPSVMDLSSRASTSVHPGMVSQNCMQSPVRPGQILPANRNTPSPIDPETIQVPVGYEPDPADLALSSIPGQEMFDPRKRKFSEEELKPQPMIKKARKVFIPDDLKQDDKYWARRRKNNMAAKRSRDARRLKENQIAIRASFLEKENSALRQEVADLRKELGKCKNVLAKYEARHGPL
- the HLF gene encoding hepatic leukemia factor isoform X2: MSRPLPLNPTFLPPTYGVLKSLLENPLKLPLAHEDAYGKEKDKEKKLDDDSTSTTVPQSAFLGPTLWDKTLPYDGDTFQLEYMDLEEFLSENGIPPSPNQHEHSPHQSGLQQATSASPSVMDLSSRASTSVHPGMVSQNCMQSPVRPGQILPANRNTPSPIDPETIQVPVGYEPDPADLALSSIPGQEMFDPRKRKFSEEELKPQPMIKKARKVFIPDDLKDDKYWARRRKNNMAAKRSRDARRLKENQIAIRASFLEKENSALRQEVADLRKELGKCKNVLAKYEARHGPL